A genomic window from Pseudomonas alcaligenes includes:
- the queE gene encoding 7-carboxy-7-deazaguanine synthase QueE, which translates to MQTTLRITEIFYSLQGETNTSGLPTVFVRLTGCPLRCQYCDTAYAFNGGEIMSLEAILERVAAFRPRYVCVTGGEPLAQPNCIPLLEQLCDAGYSVSLETSGAMDIAPTDRRVSRVLDLKTPGSQEVARNLYSNLDELTGNDQVKFVICSREDYDWAVSKLIEYRLDQRAGEVLFSPSHQQVDARALADWIIADNLPVRFQLQLHKILWNDEPGH; encoded by the coding sequence ATGCAAACAACCCTGCGCATTACCGAGATTTTCTACTCGCTGCAGGGCGAGACCAATACCAGTGGCCTGCCCACGGTATTCGTTCGCCTGACCGGCTGCCCGCTGCGCTGCCAGTACTGCGATACCGCCTATGCCTTCAATGGTGGCGAGATCATGAGCCTGGAGGCCATCCTCGAGCGGGTGGCCGCCTTCAGGCCGCGTTATGTCTGCGTCACCGGTGGCGAGCCGCTGGCACAACCCAATTGCATCCCTTTGCTCGAGCAGCTGTGTGACGCCGGCTACAGCGTGTCGCTGGAAACCAGTGGAGCCATGGATATTGCCCCTACGGACCGACGAGTCAGTCGGGTGCTCGATCTGAAGACCCCGGGCTCGCAGGAGGTCGCGCGCAACCTCTACAGCAACCTGGATGAGCTGACCGGCAACGACCAGGTGAAGTTCGTCATCTGCTCGCGCGAGGATTACGACTGGGCTGTCTCCAAGCTGATCGAGTACCGCCTCGATCAGCGTGCCGGCGAGGTGCTGTTCTCGCCCAGCCACCAGCAGGTGGATGCCCGCGCCCTGGCCGACTGGATCATTGCCGACAACCTGCCGGTACGCTTCCAGCTGCAGTTGCACAAGATCCTCTGGAACGACGAGCCGGGGCACTGA
- the queC gene encoding 7-cyano-7-deazaguanine synthase QueC, with product MTDKKAVVLLSGGLDSATILAQAKAAGFACYSMSFDYGQRHRAELQAAERVARQLGVVEHKVIGLNLNGIGGSALTDSSIAVPESPTEGIPITYVPARNTVFLALALGWAEVLGAHDIFIGVNAVDYSGYPDCRPEFIAAFERVANLATREGVEGSGFRIQAPLQNLSKAQIVQIGLQHGVDYGLTVSCYQADDDGRACGKCDSCRLRAAGFAAAGVADPTRYA from the coding sequence ATGACCGACAAGAAAGCCGTGGTGTTGCTCTCCGGTGGCCTGGATTCGGCCACCATCCTGGCCCAGGCCAAGGCGGCCGGCTTCGCCTGCTACAGCATGAGTTTCGATTATGGCCAGCGTCACCGTGCCGAGCTGCAGGCGGCCGAGCGGGTGGCGCGCCAGCTGGGCGTGGTCGAGCACAAGGTGATCGGTCTCAACCTCAACGGCATCGGCGGCTCGGCCCTGACCGACAGCTCCATCGCCGTGCCGGAGAGTCCGACCGAGGGCATCCCGATTACCTACGTGCCGGCGCGCAACACGGTGTTCCTGGCCCTGGCGCTGGGCTGGGCCGAGGTGCTGGGTGCCCACGACATCTTCATCGGCGTCAATGCGGTGGATTACTCCGGCTATCCGGATTGCCGTCCCGAATTCATCGCCGCCTTCGAGCGGGTGGCCAACCTGGCGACCCGCGAGGGCGTTGAGGGCAGCGGTTTCCGCATCCAGGCGCCGCTGCAGAATCTGTCCAAGGCGCAGATTGTGCAGATCGGCTTGCAGCATGGCGTCGACTACGGCCTGACCGTGTCCTGCTACCAGGCCGATGATGATGGTCGTGCCTGTGGCAAGTGCGACAGCTGTCGCCTGCGTGCGGCGGGCTTCGCCGCGGCCGGCGTGGCCGACCCGACCCGCTACGCGTAA
- a CDS encoding peroxiredoxin — translation MAVSLDHPVADFSAAATSGQQVSLSALKGRQVVIYFYPKDSTPGCTTEGQGFRDQHAAFQAANTVIFGVSRDGMKSHENFKCKQDFPFELISDKDEALCQLFDVIKPKKLYGKEYLGIDRSTFLIDAEGVLRREWRGVKVPGHVDEVLAAAQALHQG, via the coding sequence ATGGCCGTCTCCCTCGACCACCCCGTCGCCGACTTCAGCGCCGCCGCCACCAGCGGCCAGCAGGTCTCCCTGAGCGCGCTCAAGGGCCGCCAGGTGGTGATCTATTTCTATCCCAAGGACAGCACCCCGGGCTGCACCACCGAGGGCCAGGGCTTCCGCGACCAGCATGCCGCCTTCCAGGCCGCCAACACGGTGATCTTCGGCGTCTCGCGCGATGGCATGAAGTCCCACGAGAACTTCAAGTGCAAGCAGGATTTCCCCTTCGAGCTGATCAGCGACAAGGACGAGGCGCTCTGCCAGCTGTTCGACGTGATCAAGCCGAAGAAGCTGTACGGCAAGGAATACCTGGGGATCGACCGCAGCACCTTCCTGATCGACGCCGAGGGCGTGCTGCGCCGCGAATGGCGTGGCGTGAAAGTGCCGGGGCACGTGGACGAGGTGCTGGCAGCCGCGCAGGCGCTGCACCAGGGATGA
- a CDS encoding M48 family metalloprotease yields the protein MNLLRPTLLALACLALPVGASDLPSLGDASSSIFSPEQEHRLGRAWLSILRGQIDQLSDPQLKDYVESSVYRLAETSQLEDRRLEFVLLNSPQINAFAAPGGIVGVNGGLLLHAQTEAEYASVMAHELAHLSQRHFARGVEAQKRMQVPVMAAMLAGIVAAAAGAGDAGIATIMGAQAAAIQEQRRFSRQNEQEADRIGLLNLERAGYDPRAMPSMFERLMRQYRYDSKPPEFLLTHPVTESRVADTRNRAEQFPAQGRSDSLEYQLMRARVQLIFEETPGIAAKRFRAMLDSNQQLDAARYGLAIAQIKGGRLDEARSELNALLLKAPNDLHYNLAMIELDVAANRTTEAGQRIERLRGLYPENYPLEQARIDLLLKQNRHKDAEVALDELLKQRGNDPDIWYQVAEVRGQTGNIIGLHQARAEFFALVGDYDQALEQLDLAKRRASSNFPLASRIDARQQELQEEQRAIDKMLR from the coding sequence ATGAATCTTCTGCGCCCCACCCTGCTCGCCCTCGCCTGCCTCGCCCTGCCCGTCGGCGCCAGCGACCTGCCTTCGCTGGGCGACGCCAGCTCCTCGATCTTCTCGCCCGAACAGGAACATCGTCTCGGCCGCGCCTGGCTGAGCATCCTGCGTGGTCAGATCGACCAGCTGTCCGACCCGCAACTCAAGGACTACGTGGAAAGCAGCGTCTATCGCCTGGCCGAAACCAGCCAGCTGGAGGATCGGCGCCTGGAGTTCGTCCTGCTCAACAGCCCGCAGATCAACGCCTTCGCCGCCCCCGGCGGAATAGTCGGGGTCAACGGCGGCCTGCTGCTGCACGCCCAGACCGAAGCCGAGTACGCCTCGGTGATGGCCCACGAACTGGCGCACCTTTCGCAGCGCCACTTCGCCCGCGGGGTCGAAGCGCAGAAGCGCATGCAGGTACCGGTGATGGCTGCCATGCTCGCCGGCATAGTCGCCGCCGCCGCGGGCGCCGGCGATGCCGGCATCGCCACCATCATGGGCGCTCAGGCTGCCGCCATTCAGGAACAGCGGCGCTTCTCCCGGCAGAACGAGCAGGAGGCCGACCGCATCGGCCTGCTTAACCTGGAGCGTGCCGGCTACGATCCACGCGCCATGCCGAGCATGTTCGAGCGCCTGATGCGTCAGTACCGCTACGATTCGAAGCCGCCGGAGTTCCTGCTCACCCACCCGGTGACCGAGTCGCGCGTGGCCGACACCCGCAACCGCGCCGAACAATTCCCCGCCCAGGGCCGCTCGGACAGCCTGGAGTACCAGCTGATGCGCGCCCGCGTACAGCTGATCTTCGAAGAGACCCCGGGTATTGCCGCCAAACGCTTCCGCGCCATGCTCGACAGCAACCAGCAGCTGGACGCCGCGCGCTACGGCCTGGCCATCGCGCAGATCAAGGGCGGCCGACTGGACGAGGCACGCAGCGAACTCAATGCACTGCTGCTCAAGGCGCCCAACGACCTGCACTACAACCTGGCGATGATCGAACTGGATGTCGCCGCCAACCGTACGACCGAGGCCGGCCAGCGCATCGAGCGCCTGCGCGGCCTGTATCCCGAGAACTACCCGCTGGAGCAGGCGCGCATCGACCTGCTGCTCAAGCAGAACCGGCACAAGGACGCCGAGGTCGCCCTCGACGAACTGCTCAAGCAGCGCGGCAACGACCCGGACATCTGGTACCAGGTCGCCGAAGTGCGCGGCCAGACCGGCAATATCATTGGCCTGCACCAGGCGCGCGCCGAGTTCTTCGCCCTGGTCGGTGATTACGACCAGGCTCTGGAGCAGCTCGACCTGGCCAAGCGCAGGGCCAGCAGTAACTTCCCCCTGGCCTCGCGCATCGATGCACGCCAGCAGGAACTCCAGGAAGAGCAGCGCGCCATCGACAAGATGCTGCGCTGA
- the pal gene encoding peptidoglycan-associated lipoprotein Pal, with product MEMLKFGKFAALSLALAVAVGCSSKGGDASGEGAVDPNAGYNAGGSGVDGALSEEAALRAITTFYFEYDSSDLKPEAMRALDVHAKDLKGNGARVVLEGHTDERGTREYNMALGERRAKAVQRYLVLQGVSPAQLELVSYGEERPVATSSDESSWAQNRRVELRK from the coding sequence ATGGAAATGCTGAAATTTGGCAAATTTGCCGCTCTGAGCCTGGCCCTGGCCGTGGCTGTTGGTTGCTCGTCCAAAGGCGGCGACGCCTCCGGCGAAGGCGCTGTCGATCCGAACGCTGGCTACAACGCCGGTGGCAGCGGCGTTGACGGTGCCCTGAGCGAAGAAGCCGCTCTGCGCGCCATCACCACCTTCTACTTCGAGTACGACAGCTCCGACCTGAAGCCGGAAGCCATGCGCGCTCTGGACGTCCACGCCAAGGACCTGAAAGGCAACGGCGCTCGCGTCGTTCTGGAAGGCCACACCGACGAGCGCGGCACCCGCGAGTACAACATGGCTCTGGGCGAGCGTCGTGCCAAGGCCGTTCAGCGCTACCTGGTGCTGCAGGGCGTTTCCCCGGCTCAGCTGGAACTGGTTTCCTACGGCGAAGAGCGTCCGGTTGCCACCAGCAGCGACGAGTCCTCCTGGGCTCAGAACCGCCGCGTCGAACTGCGCAAGTAA
- a CDS encoding glycine cleavage system protein R: MSTPQVREQFLVISALGANPMELTSVLCRASQENRCGVVSSRLTRHGEYSALVLQVSGSWDALARLEGALPALAKRHDFNVNMVRSGALDVRPNALPYVAYVSCAYRPDILNELCQFFSDHRVELENITCDTYQAPQTGGTLLNATLTVTLPPGTQISWLRDQFLDFADALNLDALIEPWRPQNP, translated from the coding sequence ATGTCCACCCCCCAGGTTCGCGAACAATTCCTCGTCATCAGTGCCCTCGGCGCCAACCCCATGGAGCTGACCAGCGTGCTCTGCCGGGCCAGCCAGGAGAACCGCTGTGGTGTCGTCAGCAGCCGCCTGACCCGCCACGGCGAATACAGCGCCCTGGTGCTGCAGGTCAGCGGCAGCTGGGATGCCCTGGCCCGCCTGGAAGGTGCCCTGCCAGCACTGGCCAAGCGCCACGACTTCAATGTCAACATGGTGCGTAGTGGCGCCCTCGACGTGCGCCCCAACGCCCTGCCCTACGTCGCCTACGTCAGCTGCGCCTACCGCCCGGACATCCTCAACGAGCTGTGCCAGTTCTTCAGCGACCACCGCGTCGAGCTGGAGAACATCACCTGCGACACCTACCAGGCACCGCAGACCGGCGGCACCCTGCTCAACGCCACCCTGACCGTGACCCTGCCGCCGGGCACGCAGATCAGCTGGTTGCGCGACCAGTTCCTCGACTTCGCCGACGCTCTCAACCTGGACGCCCTGATCGAACCCTGGCGCCCGCAGAACCCGTAA
- the ybgF gene encoding tol-pal system protein YbgF, with protein sequence MRKCPRILTSLVLALPLAAVAEVPVIDSSAGYGSSYPPAGYGTSGAYAGGGAQAPTSAQGELFMQLQQMQQDIAQLRGLVEEQQNEIERLKQESLARYQDLDSRLQGGAAGAQQAPAQNSPAGGAINAAGTPAASASQPPAASNEPADPAKEKLYYDAAFDLIKAKDFDKASQAFEGFLRKFPQSQYAGNAQYWLGEVNLAKGDLQGAGKAFAQVAASYPTHAKVPDSLFKLADVERRLGNNDRAKGILQQLIAQYPGSSAAQLAQRDLQRLP encoded by the coding sequence ATGCGTAAGTGCCCTCGTATCCTGACCTCCCTGGTGCTTGCCCTGCCGCTCGCGGCGGTGGCCGAGGTTCCCGTGATCGATAGCAGTGCCGGCTACGGCAGCAGCTATCCGCCGGCGGGTTACGGTACGAGTGGTGCCTACGCCGGGGGCGGGGCGCAAGCCCCGACCTCGGCGCAGGGCGAGCTGTTCATGCAGCTGCAGCAGATGCAGCAGGATATCGCCCAGCTCCGTGGCCTGGTCGAAGAACAGCAGAACGAGATCGAGCGTCTCAAGCAGGAGAGCCTGGCGCGTTACCAGGATCTCGACAGCCGCCTGCAAGGCGGTGCCGCAGGTGCCCAGCAGGCACCGGCACAGAATTCCCCGGCCGGCGGCGCGATCAATGCCGCTGGTACCCCCGCTGCCTCAGCCTCGCAGCCCCCGGCAGCCAGCAACGAGCCGGCCGATCCGGCGAAGGAAAAGCTCTACTACGATGCGGCCTTCGACCTGATCAAGGCCAAGGACTTCGACAAGGCCAGCCAGGCCTTCGAAGGTTTCCTGCGCAAGTTCCCGCAGAGCCAGTATGCCGGCAACGCCCAGTACTGGCTGGGTGAGGTCAACCTGGCCAAGGGTGACCTGCAGGGCGCCGGCAAGGCCTTCGCCCAGGTCGCCGCCAGCTACCCGACCCATGCCAAGGTGCCCGATTCGCTGTTCAAGCTGGCGGACGTCGAGCGGCGCCTGGGTAACAATGACCGGGCCAAGGGCATCCTCCAGCAGCTGATTGCCCAGTACCCGGGCTCTTCTGCCGCCCAGCTGGCGCAGCGCGATCTGCAGCGTCTGCCTTGA
- a CDS encoding sulfurtransferase TusA family protein yields MPMTEMPTCDAELDASGLNCPLPLLKAKLELNRLPSGAVLKVIATDAGSQRDFRAFARLAGHALLREEEEDGVFRYWLQKA; encoded by the coding sequence ATGCCCATGACCGAGATGCCCACCTGCGATGCCGAACTGGATGCCAGTGGCCTGAACTGCCCGCTGCCCCTGCTCAAGGCCAAGCTGGAGCTCAATCGCCTGCCCAGCGGCGCGGTGCTCAAGGTGATCGCTACCGATGCCGGCTCGCAGCGCGATTTCCGCGCCTTCGCCCGCCTGGCCGGGCACGCCCTGCTGCGCGAGGAAGAGGAAGACGGCGTGTTCCGCTACTGGTTGCAGAAGGCCTGA
- the nadA gene encoding quinolinate synthase NadA, which translates to MTQISERLLVQAHLAAKQPKPLTAEEEAFYRSEIAAELKKQNAVLVAHYYCDPVIQALAEETGGCVSDSLEMARFGNQHAAQTVVVAGVKFMGETAKILNPEKRVLMPTLEATCSLDLGCPVDEFSAFCDQHPDRTVVVYANTSAAVKARADWVVTSSCALEIVESLMDNGEKVLWAPDQHLGRYIQRETGADMLLWDGACIVHEEFKAKQLEDMKALYPEAAVLVHPESPEAVIELADAVGSTSQLIKAAQTLPNKTFIVATDRGIFYKMQQLCPDKVFVEAPTAGNGAACRSCAHCPWMAMNTLQRTLQCLREGSNEILVEPALIPRAVKPLKRMLDFTQAARLKLAGNA; encoded by the coding sequence ATGACCCAGATTTCCGAACGCCTGCTGGTTCAGGCCCACCTCGCCGCCAAGCAGCCCAAGCCGCTGACCGCCGAGGAGGAGGCCTTCTACCGCAGCGAGATCGCCGCCGAGCTGAAGAAGCAGAACGCCGTGCTGGTGGCCCACTATTACTGCGATCCGGTGATCCAGGCCCTGGCCGAGGAAACCGGTGGCTGCGTGTCCGACTCCCTGGAGATGGCCCGTTTCGGCAACCAGCATGCGGCGCAGACCGTGGTGGTGGCCGGGGTCAAGTTCATGGGCGAGACGGCCAAGATCCTCAATCCGGAGAAGCGCGTGCTGATGCCGACCCTGGAGGCCACCTGTTCGCTCGATCTGGGTTGCCCGGTGGACGAGTTCTCGGCCTTCTGCGACCAGCACCCGGACCGCACCGTGGTGGTCTATGCCAACACTTCGGCGGCGGTGAAGGCGCGCGCCGACTGGGTGGTGACCTCCAGCTGCGCGCTGGAGATCGTCGAGAGCCTGATGGACAACGGCGAGAAGGTCCTCTGGGCGCCGGACCAGCATCTGGGGCGCTACATCCAGCGCGAGACCGGTGCCGACATGCTGCTGTGGGACGGCGCCTGCATCGTCCACGAGGAGTTCAAGGCCAAGCAGCTGGAAGACATGAAGGCGCTGTATCCGGAGGCCGCCGTGCTGGTGCACCCGGAGTCGCCCGAGGCGGTGATCGAACTGGCTGACGCAGTGGGCTCCACCAGCCAGCTGATCAAGGCGGCGCAGACCCTGCCGAACAAGACCTTCATCGTCGCCACCGACCGCGGCATCTTCTACAAGATGCAGCAGCTGTGCCCGGACAAGGTCTTCGTCGAGGCGCCCACGGCCGGCAACGGCGCCGCCTGCCGCAGCTGCGCGCACTGCCCGTGGATGGCGATGAATACCCTGCAGCGCACCCTGCAGTGCCTGCGAGAGGGCAGCAACGAGATCCTCGTGGAGCCGGCGCTGATTCCGCGCGCGGTCAAACCGCTCAAGCGCATGCTGGATTTCACCCAGGCGGCGCGGCTGAAGCTGGCCGGCAACGCCTGA